A segment of the Chryseobacterium scophthalmum genome:
TCTCTGATTTTGTAATGTCAATAAAAAAATATTCTAATTCAGTGCAGCTTAAATAAAATTCTTTGGTAACTTTTGTTCCATTTTCTGTTATATTCTGAAAAGGCAAAATTGATTTTCTGCTTATTTCTTTAATTATTCTTCCATAATTTTGTCTTTCAGCGGATTTTTCTACGGCTGTCGCTAATTTTTGGCTTTATGCATTTTGTCAATCTAACCTACATCACAAGTCCATTTATAGTACCAATATAAAATATTATTTTGACGAATTGATTATCATTTCACAGTGTCTTATTTCGGCTAAAAATATTTGTTACTGCAATTACAGGATAACGAGGTCAAAAACCTTTTATAAGAGCAAAAAAACAATGAAATTTGAACTCTAAAGAATGTGAATAAGCATTGAGTCAAAAAAGTATTCCAAGAAAACAGTAAAGAAAAAATGTAAAAGAATGTAGTTTTTTTTAAAAAAAAATTACAAAAAGCATTGCGAAAATATATGTTTTCTAAGAAACACCCATATTAATAATTCACTAATTAACAATACGATAAAAGAGACCGAAAATCAATAATTTCTCAAAAAACATAGAATTCTATTTAAAAGAATAAGTCTATCAAGAATAGACTTTGGCTCAAATTATCAATTTTATAAAAACTAATTTTCAATAATAATGAAAGTACCATTAAAAACAATATTTAGCTGGTTTGAAGAGGGTGATATGCCCACAGAATATCAGTTTCAGCAGACCTTTTCTTCATTCCGCCATTTAGATGAAAATATCAAGATGGATGAAGTAATGGGCTTAAATGAAACTTTTCAAAAAACGGTATCCAGCACAACTTTTACAAATCATCTGCTAGATGAAAACGCACATGATTTAGTGCTGGCAAAACTTAATGCATCCAATCTTTCTGCGGCTAATGTAGAAGCTTGGAAAGAAAAATTAAAAATCAAACCAGCAGCCACTATAGACGATGGTGAAGAGACCGGAAATGTCTATACAAAGGAGCAAATCGAGGAACTTGTAAATACACTTCAGGCAAAGGATAATGAAATGCTTGAGCTGACTGAAAAAATCAACAAAATACTAGATTCTAATGATGATAATCTTGATAAATTTCAGGAAATCGTAGACTATATCAAAGAAAATAGGGAGCAGATAGAATTGCTTAAAGGTTCAGGAGCAAATTCTTCCTTTGGAGGAATTTTAAGGCCTACTGATAATATCATTGTTAAGCCGGGATCAGCAAAATGGTTTTGGGCAGGGAATGGGGTCTACGAAAATGCTTCAGGAGTTACGATTGAAAATTTCGGAATAATTTCCTTTGACGGTTTTGTTTGGTCTGTTCTTGAGGTTAATATACCTGGAGGGGGAGCAGATGGTTTTATTGATTTAACACAAGAAGATTAAAATGAGATATACAGGAAGAATTTATTTCACAAATTATGAAAGATCAGATAAAGAAGTTGCAGATAATTTCACTTATCCCGTCATGTTCTTCATTAAAAATGAAGACGGAAAGATCATTAAACAAATCGCATATTCAGCTTCAGGAGAAAAGTCAGAAAGTGAATACGGAACTGGCGACGGAAGCGGAGGTGCCAATGGAATTGTTTTCCGGGCAAAATCTGAAATACCTGCATCGTTCGTAAGAGCATTTGGAAGTGAAGTTAAAATAGTTTTTTCGTGGTCATCCATCGACAGCGTTGATGGTAGTGAGACCGGAGGAGGAACTGCGAGTATTTTAAAAGGAAACACGATCCTATTTAATAAAAACATTGATCAGGGAGTCAATGAGATAGATATCACGTCACATATTTTGGCGGGAGATAATACAATAACGCTTAGTATCACCGATAGTTATGGAAATAATAGGAAATTAAAATATGATATTCAAACAATTGCACTTGCTTTAAGTACTACATACGACAAGACCACTATTAATTCGGGACCCATAATTTTCCGATACATTCCAACGGGGAATGTAGAGAAAACTATTCATTTTAAATTAAATGGATCAGATCTTCCGCTAGTAGTTACGTCGATTAATAACAAAGAGCTTCTTTATGAAATTCCTGTACAATCGCATGGAGTTCATATTTTAGAGGTGTATATGACCGCTGATTTGTCAGGAGAAATCATTGAAAGTAATCATGTTTTGACGGATATTATCTGCGTTGTGGCAGGGAATTTAACGCCTTTGGTTTCGTCAGCAAATAATGTTGTGGCAAATCAATATGCTCCAGCGTCAATTGAATATTTAGCTTACTCGCCATCTTCAAATTACAGTGATGTAGAGATTTTGGTAGATGGAGTAAAGGTTTCTGAATTATTGGTGAATAGGAGTTTGCAGAAATTTACCTATACTTTTACTGATGCAGGCAATCACACGGTAACTTTCAAATGTGGTGCTGTCACTAAAGAAACATCAGTAGTTGTAACAGCATTTGATATTCAAGTTGAAGCCGAAACATTAGGCTTAGAATTATTTTTAAGCAGTCGAAACAGAAGTAATTCAGAGATTAACAAAAACGAATGGAAATACAAAAACTTGTCATGTACGCTTACTGATTTTGATTTCAGCACCAATGGTTGGATTCAAGACTCAAAGGGTTCTGTGGCTTTAAAAGTGAGCGGAAATGCAAAGGTTGAGATTCCTTTTAAAATATTTGATAACGATTTTAAAACAGGTGGTAAAACATTAGAATTTGAATTCTCTACTTCAGATATAAAAAACAGTGACAGTACTATTTTTTCTTGCAAAAATGGAAATGTTGGATTTGTTGCCACTTCAAATTCTTTTTCGTTCAGTTCTGAGCAGGACGGGACTTCAATCTTTTTCAAAGAAGAAGAAAGGATCCGTGTAAGTGTAGTCGTCACAAAGATTGCAGACCAAAGATTGGTGTTTCTGTATATCAATGGAATTATTTCCTCTCTATATCAATATAATGCATTAGATAGTTTTTTACAGCAAGCTCCTCAAAATATTACCATTGGAAGCAGTGATTGCAATATTAATTTATACAACATTAGAGTTTACAATAATAATCTAAACGCCGATCAGATGTTGTCTAATTTCATTGCTGACATGGATAACCTGGTTGAAAAAGTCGACATTTACGAAAGAAATAAACTGTATGATGCCTTCGGAAATTTATCCTACGATAAATGCTTGGAGTCGATTCCATGTTTAACTATCGTTGGAGATTTGCCAACTTATAAAGGCGATAAAAAAACAATTGTTGGTGAGTATGAAAATGCGCAAGATCCTACAAAATCGTTTTCTTATGTAAATGCGAGTGTTGATGTTCAGGGTACATCATCACAATATTATCCCCGAAAAAACTTTAAAATCAAATTTAATGGAGGTTTTAAAAATGGTGAATTAAATTCTTCAAAATACAAGCTTCGTGATAATTCATTGGCCGAAAAGACTTTTACCTTTAAAGCTGATTTTATGGAATCTTCAGGTTCTCACAACATCGGTCTAGCAAGATTAGCTCAAGATAGTTTAAATCAATTAGGCTTTTTGGTTCCTCCACAATTAGAAAATCCTAATATTAGAACCACAATGGACGGTTTTCCGATGCTTATTTTTCATCGCGCAACACCAGATGCTGAACGTATCTTCTTAGGGAAATATAATTTTAATAATGATAAATCGAATGAAGCAACAACTGGTTTTACAGGTGGTCAGGAATGCTGGGAATTTTTAAACAATACGTCAGATAATACATTATTTATTGCTACAGATTTTCATAGTGTGGATGGTTCTGGAAAGAAGTTGTGGAAAAATGATTTTGAAGGAAGATATCCGGAAGATAATGAAGATACTACCAATCTCGAAGCTTTGCATGCTTGGATCGTAAGCTGTAAAGGCAATCCAACCAAATTCAAAGCTGAAGCTAAAGATCATTTTAATATTCAATTTTTACTGTTTTATTATGTATTCACTGAGTTTTTCGCAATGGTCGATCAGCGCGCTAAAAACCAGATGTTTGCAATGTATCCGGATGCGGAAGGAAATAACCGTTGGTATCTTATTTTTTATGATAATGACACGGTTTTAGGTCTTAATAACGAAGGCCACAATGTGTATGATTACTGGGTAGAGGCTCATGACCAAGTAGGAAGTGGATTTGTTTGGAATGGTGCCTTATCGGAGCTTTGGAAATTGGTTGAAGTGGCTTTTGATACCGAGATCAGCGCATTATATCAACAAATGAGAACTTCTGGAATTCTGACTTATGAGAAGTGCAATACGTATTTTAACACATTAGAATCTGACAAATGGGCGGAAAGTATTTTCAATGAAGATGCGAAATATAAATATATAGATCCTTTGGTCGTATCCGGGAACGGAAGTTACTTATACACCGCACAAGGCTCAAGAAAATCACACAGAAATTATTGGTTATTAAATAGATTCAGGTATATGGACGGAAAGTATGACACGTCTACTTTCTCTTCGGATTATATCACAATGAGACTTTATACACCTTCGGGCACGCCTGTAGTTGCTCCCAATGCTAATTTTTTACTAACGGCTCAGAAAGACGGATACACTAAAATTAAGTTTGGTTCTTACATCAATAGGGCACGATTGCGAAAAAATGTTGCATCCTTAGTTCAAGCTCCGGCTATTACTTTTAACGACACAGAAACTATTATCTATGGTGCATCTGCAATTAAAGATCTTGGAGATTTGTCTGGAAAGTATCTAGGTACTTTAGATGTTTCAAAAGCGTTGAATTTGTCGAGGCTTCGAATTGGAAGTCAAATATCCGGATATTCAAATCAAAATTTGAGAAACTTGTTTATTGGTAATAATACAATTTTAGAAGAATTAGATATTTCAAATTGCCCAAATTTAAAACAATCAATAGATTTAACGGGTTGTACAAGTATTAAAAATATTTCCGCTGCAGGTACAGGAATAACCTCTGTATTGTTACCTAAAGGCGGGTTGCTCTTTTCTTTAATTTTGCCAAATACAGCAAATACTTTGATTTTGGATAATCAAAAATTTATTAAAAATTCTAATTTAACTTTTACGGCAAGTTCTATAACAACTCTTGTAATTAAGGATTGTCCTTTAATGAATGTTTATGATATTGCCACTTCGTTGAAAAATTTGGCTAGATTGAGAATTAATAATTTAAACGGAAGTAGTACTTCTAGTGAAAATTTTTTTCCACTTATAAATGCTAAAGGAATTGATGATTCGGGTAATACAACCCCACATTCTATCGTTGAAGGAAAATGGAAATTTTCTACCATATATCAAGAAGATAAAGATTTCATGGAGGCTAATTGGCCTGACTTTAAATTTACATTTTCCAATATTGCCAATTTTATTCAAATTTCTAATACTACTAGAAAAGCTACTTTATTATCAGTCTATGATACCAATGGTGATAAAGAATTAAGTTTTACAGAAGCTAGAGCCATTACTACTATCGGGGTTGATACTTTTGACCCATTTGTTCATCCTTCGAGATCTCTTGATGGTAGCTTTAATGAATTTAGATTTTTTATAAATGTAGAAACAATAGAAGATAGGGCTTTCAGCTCAAATGTATTTTATATAAGTATTATTTTTCCTCCAAATATAAAAAAAATAGGTTCAAATGTTTTCAACTTCAATACTAACACTGCTGTATTTGGAAGTTTTGACAAAATTGAAGAGTTAGGAGATTCTCCATTTCAAGGACGATATTTAGATATTAATTTATTTGGAAATGTCAGAGTTTATACAGAGAATTCATTCCGATATATGTATCCTAAAGCTGGAAAATATACTCTTCCTTATATCACGAGAATTTTCAATGGTATGCTGAGTAATAATATAGATTATGCAAACGTTGAGGAAGGTGTTACCAATTTTGTTGACCTTTCGGGATCTACAAGATTAGAAAGAATAGATTCATATGGACTCTATATTAAGATGCGATCCGGTGAAGATGTAATGACAATTATTCTTCCTGCTTCAATTAATTATCTAGAGAATTATTGTTTACCAATTAGTGCAAGTGTAGGACAATCAGGCGTTGCTAAAGTTATAATTAAAGTATTGGCAGCGACACCTCCTATTTTGGTAGGAACAAACATAGTTGCTGACGGGATTATTATTGATAAAGTAGAAATTTATGTACCCGCAGCAAGCGTTTCTGCTTATAAAACGGCAACCAATTGGAGCTATTTTGCCGCAAGAATTTACCCAATAACATAAAAATATATGATACAGACAAATAATATAATTAAAGCGGATCCTGAGAAATGCTTTAAAAGAATAATAGATGGAGTTGTTTTTGGTGATGAAATCTATTTGGGAACTACTTACTATCTAGACGGAATACTTCTCGAAAAACCAATTAAGGAAAATCCTAACGACTTTGAAGAAATTGATATCAAGGTAGAAACAGAAGAAATTAATTAAAAGATGATAAATTTTATAACTTATTTCCCAAAATGGAATTAATAACTTGTCCTGAAAATACATCACAGATCTTAGGACAATAATAAATAATTAAACCGGAGCAGAAACTTTTTTGCTCCGGTTTTGTTTTTATAGCCTATAAATTTTATAACAGACAGATTGTGTATTTGTATGGATATTGTTCGGATTTTAATATGATTAATTTATAATTATCTTTATAAAAAAATTAATTACCGGCTTTTACCGGTTAAACTTCTTGTTTTTATAGACAACAGCTCATCATTGTCAAGATCTAAAATGTGAGAATACAAATCACTTTCAAAGTTTTCATCGTTTTTTGATATTTTTTTTCAGTTTTATAGATTATATACTAAGTACTAAAAATTATTTTGTTAATTGATCTTAATAGACACTCCGAATATTTAGTAAACAACTTCATAAATAACACGCAATTAGAGATAGTTTGATTTAAAACTAAAGCTTAACACAGAAATATTAGAGCTTTCTGTATGAGGCATGATATTACATTACAGTCAAATATCACTACTTTTTGATATCTATAATTCTTTTAATAATTCACTATTTAATGATAAAATAACATCCATACTAATCAGTATAAATACCAAAATATAAAAACAAGTAGTACTACTGAAAAATTAAAATCATTAGTTCTCTAATTTTATTCAACAATATTTTTTTAAACAAATCACTCTAATCATGAATACTAATAACCGTTTCATTCAAATTACAAACAATTCAACCATTTCGGTTGACAATTTCGATCTTACCATAAAACTTTTCTAACATGAAAGAACACACTCACAATCATGATCACATGTGTTTTTGCGCATGTACGAATCCCGTTGTTACATTATTAAAAAAAGATCTTTTCGGTCCAGAAAATCTGGCGTTAATGACCGCTGGTCTCCCTGAGAAGAAAGCAGAAGTTGTTCAACCTGCACCTATCATCTTTACAGGCGGTATTATCAGGCCAATGATAGACGGTAAGGCCGAAATGGTTGAAGCCATCGGGTTTGCTGAAGGCCAGGTAATTGCTACCGGCAGTCTTTCCCTGGTCACAGGGGAAATGGATGTCAATTTCAAAGATAAATACACTGTCAGACACCTCGAACCTGACCAGACCTTGTTACCGGGTCTTTTCGAGCCCCATATACATGTGGTTTTTTCCGGCCTGATGGCTTCTTTTGTAGATGTAGGGCCGTTTGACGGTCAAAACATACGACAAGGCTATGACAAAAACTGGGTTAGAGAAAAACTGAGAGCCAACCTGCCACCAGAATCAGAAGATGCTGTTTTATTTGCAAATGGATTGGATCCGGCTTTGTTAATCCCCTATTCCAAGGATAATTTTAAAGACATTGACTATATGTTTTTAAACGATGTGAGTACAACCATACCCATTATGGTTATCAGCGCTTCAGGTCATACTGTTTATATAAA
Coding sequences within it:
- a CDS encoding CotH kinase family protein, which produces MRYTGRIYFTNYERSDKEVADNFTYPVMFFIKNEDGKIIKQIAYSASGEKSESEYGTGDGSGGANGIVFRAKSEIPASFVRAFGSEVKIVFSWSSIDSVDGSETGGGTASILKGNTILFNKNIDQGVNEIDITSHILAGDNTITLSITDSYGNNRKLKYDIQTIALALSTTYDKTTINSGPIIFRYIPTGNVEKTIHFKLNGSDLPLVVTSINNKELLYEIPVQSHGVHILEVYMTADLSGEIIESNHVLTDIICVVAGNLTPLVSSANNVVANQYAPASIEYLAYSPSSNYSDVEILVDGVKVSELLVNRSLQKFTYTFTDAGNHTVTFKCGAVTKETSVVVTAFDIQVEAETLGLELFLSSRNRSNSEINKNEWKYKNLSCTLTDFDFSTNGWIQDSKGSVALKVSGNAKVEIPFKIFDNDFKTGGKTLEFEFSTSDIKNSDSTIFSCKNGNVGFVATSNSFSFSSEQDGTSIFFKEEERIRVSVVVTKIADQRLVFLYINGIISSLYQYNALDSFLQQAPQNITIGSSDCNINLYNIRVYNNNLNADQMLSNFIADMDNLVEKVDIYERNKLYDAFGNLSYDKCLESIPCLTIVGDLPTYKGDKKTIVGEYENAQDPTKSFSYVNASVDVQGTSSQYYPRKNFKIKFNGGFKNGELNSSKYKLRDNSLAEKTFTFKADFMESSGSHNIGLARLAQDSLNQLGFLVPPQLENPNIRTTMDGFPMLIFHRATPDAERIFLGKYNFNNDKSNEATTGFTGGQECWEFLNNTSDNTLFIATDFHSVDGSGKKLWKNDFEGRYPEDNEDTTNLEALHAWIVSCKGNPTKFKAEAKDHFNIQFLLFYYVFTEFFAMVDQRAKNQMFAMYPDAEGNNRWYLIFYDNDTVLGLNNEGHNVYDYWVEAHDQVGSGFVWNGALSELWKLVEVAFDTEISALYQQMRTSGILTYEKCNTYFNTLESDKWAESIFNEDAKYKYIDPLVVSGNGSYLYTAQGSRKSHRNYWLLNRFRYMDGKYDTSTFSSDYITMRLYTPSGTPVVAPNANFLLTAQKDGYTKIKFGSYINRARLRKNVASLVQAPAITFNDTETIIYGASAIKDLGDLSGKYLGTLDVSKALNLSRLRIGSQISGYSNQNLRNLFIGNNTILEELDISNCPNLKQSIDLTGCTSIKNISAAGTGITSVLLPKGGLLFSLILPNTANTLILDNQKFIKNSNLTFTASSITTLVIKDCPLMNVYDIATSLKNLARLRINNLNGSSTSSENFFPLINAKGIDDSGNTTPHSIVEGKWKFSTIYQEDKDFMEANWPDFKFTFSNIANFIQISNTTRKATLLSVYDTNGDKELSFTEARAITTIGVDTFDPFVHPSRSLDGSFNEFRFFINVETIEDRAFSSNVFYISIIFPPNIKKIGSNVFNFNTNTAVFGSFDKIEELGDSPFQGRYLDINLFGNVRVYTENSFRYMYPKAGKYTLPYITRIFNGMLSNNIDYANVEEGVTNFVDLSGSTRLERIDSYGLYIKMRSGEDVMTIILPASINYLENYCLPISASVGQSGVAKVIIKVLAATPPILVGTNIVADGIIIDKVEIYVPAASVSAYKTATNWSYFAARIYPIT